A window of bacterium contains these coding sequences:
- a CDS encoding AAA family ATPase — protein sequence MRRIVVVGTSGSGKTALARRLAGRLSCPYIELDALHWRPNWTEAPVEEFRERVRRAVDGDAWVVDGNYGVVRDIVWPRADTLVWLDYPLGVILWRLLRRSVQRLMTRQELWAGNREDLRLLLSRDSIFLWALRTYRTHRRAYGAVAHDPAKAHLTMVRLRSPRAGAAWLTRLDRH from the coding sequence GTGCGGCGCATCGTGGTGGTGGGAACAAGCGGCTCGGGGAAGACCGCCCTGGCGCGCCGGCTCGCCGGGCGGTTGAGCTGCCCGTACATCGAACTCGACGCGCTCCACTGGCGCCCCAACTGGACGGAGGCGCCTGTGGAAGAATTTCGGGAACGGGTGCGGCGCGCCGTCGACGGCGACGCCTGGGTCGTCGACGGAAACTACGGCGTCGTTCGCGACATCGTGTGGCCGCGGGCAGATACACTCGTATGGCTCGACTATCCGCTGGGGGTGATTCTCTGGCGGCTGCTGCGGCGATCGGTCCAACGGCTGATGACGCGTCAGGAACTGTGGGCCGGGAACCGGGAAGACCTGCGCCTGTTGCTGAGCCGCGACTCGATCTTTCTCTGGGCGCTCCGGACGTACCGGACCCACCGCCGCGCGTACGGCGCGGTGGCGCATGACCCGGCGAAGGCTCACCTCACCATGGTGCGACTCCGCTCGCCCCGCGCCGGCGCCGCGTGGCTGACCCGCTTAGACCGACACTAG